The genomic segment CACGGACGCTACGCTCGCAACGAGCGGCGAGATAACCTGACCCTCTGCGCGAACCCTGCCCCGGCTACGGCCGTAGTCGCAGACTCTGGGTTCTGCTCAGTTCAAGTTACATCTCCTTGCTGAACCGTTGACTAACTTCCAATCTCCGCCGGTTATCTACCTTTCGGCAAACTGCCAGCATGCCTTGAATGCTACCCGTTCGGCCCAGTCGGATTCGCTCGCCTCAGCTCCCTACGCGGGCTCACCCTCGGCCGAGGATGACTCCTGCGTTGTCAACCGAGCTTCGCGTTTCCACTTCGGGCTGGCGTTCGCTTCCGGCTTTCCCAGAGTTCCCGCGCCTGCGGCAAGCCGCCTGTGCGTTCCCTCAAGTTCCGCTGGACCCTTGCGCTGCCCATGGAGACGAGTTCCAAATACTTCCGAACTTTGCATCGCTTGCCTTGCCAGGGATGAGTGCCCGACTTCCTTCGAATCTTTGCTTCGGCGGCTTGCGCGCACCGTTGCGAATTTCCGCTCTCGATCGAACTTTCATCTTCCTGCGCGGGCAGGAAATGCTCGTTTCCAATTCGCTACTTGGCTACCAACTGACGGGACTATGCGCCTGCTCAATCTGTGAATGCAAGTGCAAAACTTGATGAAATTTGTGGATATCACCAGAGTTGGTGCAATCAGGCAAACATTCTGCGGTGAGGGCGATTCTATCGAGTAAGCGGGATGGTTGTTTCGTGCTTTGTCGCCGTTATTGGCCAGGCATTAAGGAGTTTTTGCGATCTAGTCACAAGCCTTTGTTCGCGCGAAAGCGGCATCGCTCAGCCGGTGCTACTATGCTGCGCATGAACACGACAGCAGAACTCTACGACTATGCAGCGCAGGTACTCGCAGGTAAGGAGTTCTTCGAGCGCTCGACCCAGGTTCTGGACGAGAGCGACTCGCAGTTTCGGCCCTGCGAGGGGATGATGACAGTGGCGCAGCAGGTGGCGCACGCTGCGCAGACGATCGAGTGGTTCGTCGAGGGCGCAACTCGACCAGAGGGCTTCGACCTCGACTTCGCTGAACACGCGCGGGCGCTTGCCGAGGTGCGTTCGCTCACGGAAGCACGGCACCGGCTGGAGAATGCGTTTATCCATGCAGCGGATTTTTTGCGCGGGAAGACTCCGGAGGAGCTGGCGCGGCCACTGCCGGCAGGACCGGTGATGGGCGGCCGACCGACTTACGAGATTATCGGCGCGATGGTGGAGCATACCGCGCATCATCGCGGTGCGCTGACGGTCTACTCGCGGCTGCTGGGGAAGGTTCCGCCCATGCCGTACGGAGGCTGAACCTCGGGACTGGGGTATCCGCCGTGGCGGTTACGATGGCAGCGCCAGGTAAAGCCGGTAGTGTTCGTCGTTGATGGCGGTGAAGGGGCGGAGGGTTAGCGCGCCTGTTGCAGTTTTCGTCTGCCAGTCGGTAGAGCCCCGCGCGACCTGGGTCATGCGCAATAGATCCTCGCGGCGCAGATCGGTGGGAATGGGGCCGACGCTGAAGAGCGCCAGCGGGCCGTGCATGGGGGCGAGCAGGTTGGGGTGCTGCGGATCGACTGCCTCGAGGGTCGTGGGCATGTCGAACTCGATCTCGATGCGGTCGCCGTTCGACCAGGTGCGCTGCAGGGTTGCGAAGA from the Occallatibacter riparius genome contains:
- a CDS encoding DinB family protein; this encodes MNTTAELYDYAAQVLAGKEFFERSTQVLDESDSQFRPCEGMMTVAQQVAHAAQTIEWFVEGATRPEGFDLDFAEHARALAEVRSLTEARHRLENAFIHAADFLRGKTPEELARPLPAGPVMGGRPTYEIIGAMVEHTAHHRGALTVYSRLLGKVPPMPYGG